The following proteins are co-located in the Ictalurus punctatus breed USDA103 chromosome 14, Coco_2.0, whole genome shotgun sequence genome:
- the pkp3a gene encoding plakophilin-3a isoform X1: MSVVSEGVFLSALQPNSSKVSTYAVPSETQLPHGGAYLDESTRVKRVQQQVAQRLAEKSTLPRRSTSTSTSAQYASSAQYPTSEYGGSATMMKYQTFNPSFSSKSYMHSSTTRPVMAHRASQQSSSGYSSRSAMDYGTRSQMSRGAAGGLMYNHEDVGGMAGMGSMAGGYQSSQSQQYPIGTTMRSMSRGVADAETTSLHSLRLHSLPQQQVTTWMARNGSEGSLGSDQEANFSRQEAGYNMSNGYASTYSHPFSASVNEFSSGTRQTSATLPTISRSLSGTLARNGGTGVNMGEEAYMRQTFKGPSQRTINRITQNRQSRYSVSAGSMQGGSSTGGFVIGGNGSQGNLTMMKQGRISRAPSMRSVISVGKGKDVFDGMDMTGSMGNLSGLGSLDMTTALNYLESSDKDQQALGAAYIQHECYHNKDAKKQVNQLKGIPLLVQLFNSESQRVQQYATGAARNLIYENMENKVALIEAGGIPKLMQALKEPDDELQKNITGILWNLSSKDNLKEKLARETLPKLTEDILIPLSGTGEREIIEHNDSEADIFFNTTGCLRNLSSINTVTRQQMRDTPGLIEALVGYIQKAMDDTRVEQKGVENAVCVLRNLSYQLYDEIPPSVLMRLEGTSRNQVSSRGEPIGCFTPQSKKVKGSQNHDLSTFTEVTRVPRGCEWLWHPKVVGLYQTVLTRCETNSTTREAAAGALQNITAGDRRWPSILSRVALEQEHILPVILDKLKTTNDLELRSLTGFLRNLSRHSRDKNSLAPKVVSHLVTILPADGTQKLPSPDVVINICGALNNLVSCSEVAARDIAFFDGLPKLVGIRNSHDNSSGKQKQSKAAATVLCNMFQYKKLHKDYKKKGFQKEDFTELSF, encoded by the exons ATGAGCGTGGTATCTGAGGGTGTCTTTCTCTCGGCTCTGCAGCCAAACAGCTCCAAAGTGAGTACGTATGCCGTGCCGTCGGAGACTCAGCTCCCGCACGGCGGCGCGTACTTGGACGAGTCAACGCGAGTCAAGCGCGTGCAGCAGCAGGTGGCCCAGAGACTAGCCGAGAAATCCACCTTGCCCCGGCGGAGCACCTCCACGTCCACCTCCGCGCAGTACGCCTCCTCCGCGCAGTACCCCACCTCAG AGTACGGTGGTTCTGCTACAATGATGAAGTACCAGACCTTCAATCCTAGCTTCAGTTCAAAGTCCTATATGCACTCCTCCACCACCAGACCAGTAATG GCCCACCGTGCATCTCAGCAGTCCAGCAGTGGCTACTCGTCTCGCTCGGCCATGGACTATGGTACTAGATCTCAGATGAGTCGAGGGGCTGCTGGAGGACTGATGTATAACCATGAGGACGTGGGTGGCATGGCAGGAATGGGTAGCATGGCGGGTGGCTACCAAAGCAGCCAGTCTCAGCAGTATCCGATAGGCACAACGATGCGCTCCATGAGCCGTGGGGTTGCTGACGCAGAGACCACATCGCTACACTCACTACGCCTGCACTCCCTGCCTCAACAGCAGGTTACCACTTGGATGGCACGAAATGGCAGTGAGGGAAGCCTGGGATCAGACCAGGAGGCCAACTTTTCACGGCAGGAGGCAGGTTATAACATGAGCAATGGCTATGCAAGCACATATTCACACCCATTCTCTGCCTCGGTCAATGAGTTCAGCTCTGGGACCAGGCAGACTTCAGCGACTCTGCCGACCATAAGCCGTTCCCTCAGCGGAACCCTGGCTCGCAACGGAGGCACTGGAGTCAACATGGGTGAGGAGGCCTATATGCGCCAAACTTTCAAAGGCCCCTCACAGCGCACCATCAACAGGATCACCCAGAATCGCCAGAGTCGCTACTCTGTGTCAGCGGGGAGTATGCAGGGAGGAAGCAGTACAGGGGGCTTTGTGATTGGTGGAAATGGCTCCCAGGGTAACCTGACTATGATGAAGCAGGGGAGGATATCTCGTGCGCCCTCCATGAGGAGTGTGATCAGTGTGGGCAAAGGCAAAGATGTCTTTGATGGCATGGATATGACGGGCAGCATGGGAAATCTGAGcgg GCTGGGTTCCCTGGATATGACAACTGCCTTGAACTACCTTGAGTCATCTGACAAAGACCAGCAGGCGCTTGGAGCTGCTTACATCCAACATGAGTGCTACCACAACAAAGATGCCAAGAAACAA GTGAACCAGTTGAAAGGCATACCCCTACTGGTTCAGTTGTTTAACAGTGAGTCACAGAGGGTGCAACAATATGCCACTGGAGCAGCCAGGAACCTAATCTatgaaaacatggaaaacaaaGTGGCTCTCATCGAAGCTGGAGGAATCCCTAAGCTTATGCAAGCCCTGAAAGAACCAGATGATGAACTCCAAAAGAACATCACTG gaatTCTGTGGAATCTCTCCTCTAAAGACAACCTGAAAGAGAAGTTGGCGAGGGAGACACTTCCAAAGCTGACTGAAGATATACTGATTCCTCTCTCAGGCActggagaaagagaaataatcgAGCACAATGATTCAGAGGCAGACATTTTCTTCAATACTACCGGATGCCTCAG GAACCTAAGTTCGATAAACACAGTGACCCGTCAGCAGATGAGGGATACTCCTGGACTAATTGAGGCCTTGGTGGGCTACATTCAGAAAGCAATGGATGACACTAGAGTAGAGCAGAAG GGAGTGgagaatgctgtgtgtgtgctgaggaACTTGTCCTATCAGCTGTACGATGAGATTCCCCCCTCAGTCTTGATGCGCTTGGAGGGCACCAGTCGAAATCAGGTCTCCTCTCGAGGAGAGCCCATCGGCTGCTTCACTCCACAGAGCAAGAAAGTAAAAGGC AGTCAGAATCATGACCTGTCTACGTTTACCGAGGTGACCCGGGTGCCTAGGGGATGTGAGTGGTTGTGGCACCCTAAGGTGGTAGGCCTTTATCAAACTGTCCTTACCCGCTGTGAAACAAACAGTACTACACGAGAGGCtgcagctggagctctgcagaaCATTACTGCTGGAGACAGAAGG TGGCCATCCATCCTGAGTCGTGTTGCCTTAGAGCAGGAGCATATATTGCCTGTGATTCTGGATAAGCTGAAGACAACCAACGATCTAGAACTTCGTTCTCTCACTGGCTTCCTCAGGAACCTGTCCCGTCACTCCAGAGACAAAAACAGCCTGG CCCCTAAGGTGGTGTCACATTTAGTGACGATATTGCCAGCTGATGGCACTCAGAAGCTCCCTTCCCCTGATGTGGTTATAAATATCTGTGGCGCACTTAACAACCTTGTAAGCTGTAGTGAGGTAGCTGCACGAGATATAGCCTTCTTTGATGGACTGCCCAAGTTGGTGGGCATCAGGAACTCTCACGATAACAG ttcaggCAAACAGAAGCAATCCAAAGCAGCAGCTACGGTCCTTtgcaacatgttccaatatAAAAAACTACACAAAGATTACAAAAAG AAAGGATTCCAGAAAGAGGATTTTACAGAGTTGAGCTTCTAA
- the sigirr gene encoding single Ig IL-1-related receptor isoform X1, producing the protein MGHMSLFLWLIWIQFALMSGEPLCSRTLRFVPSSTETDVWGHQGSTVELNCTVLINYSNKSESECKAHLHWSKDGEFLPSTGSFTQNTSQWLTDEDQLMMSSVLTVNLKEESDFGRYSCEIWNSSTTFRLQSTIFPSHTGAVLASLVLFIMLVLAVFVYSKCHLNFKLWYKNSYGDYEINDGKIYDAYISYIDDENDRKFVNFILKPHLENKYGHKLLLNNTNILPGTEPSAELLMNISRCRRLIVVLSQAYVQQEWCTTNFRQGLFHLLELSEKPIFIVFQSQQKHVSADIITQLGNHQARITTLIWGAHSIAPSSGFWKALALAMPRKVVFHSELPGDPQTLLQGDRDPMLTMQPDYLDCRPDPDPAGDLGLRFPIYKAMSRDQVPPPASHPVTEANTSEIDVSDLGSRSYAARTDFYCLVTDDI; encoded by the exons ATGGGACACATGAGTCTGTTCCTGTGGTTAATATGGATCCAGTTCGCACTCATGAGCGGAG AGCCTCTTTGTAGCAGAACCCTGCGATTTGTGCCCAGCAGCACTGAGACAGATGTGTGGGGACACCAAGGCTCCACTGTTGAACTGAACTGCACAGTTCTGATAAACTACAGCAACAAGAGTGAGTCTGAATGTAAGGCCCATCTGCATTGGAGCAAAGATGGAGAATTTCTCCCCAGCACTGGTTCCTTCACCCAGAACACCTCCCAGTG GCTTACAGATGAAGACCAGCTGATGATGAGCAGTGTTCTGACTGTGAACCTGAAGGAAGAATCCGATTTTGGTCGCTACTCATGTGAAATATGGAACAGTTCAACTACCTTCAGGCTTCAAAGCACCA TCTTCCCCAGTCACACAGGGGCAGTGTTGGCATCCCTGGTTTTGTTCATAATGTTAGTCTTGGCTGTGTTCGTGTATTCAAAATGCCACCTCAACTTCAAACTCTGGTATAAAAACTCATATGGAGATTATGAAATCAATG ATGGCAAAATTTATGACGCCTACATTTCTTACATAGACGATGAGAATGACCGGAAGTTTGTAAATTTTATTCTGAAACCTCACCTGGAGAATAAGTATGGGCACAAGTTACTCCTTAACAATACAAACATCCTCCCTGGAACAG AGCCATCTGCAGAGTTGCTTATGAACATAAGTCGCTGTCGGCGGCTCATCGTCGTGCTGTCACAGGCCTATGTACAGCAGGAGTGGTGCACTACCAACTTCAG ACAGGGCTTATTTCATCTGCTGGAGCTATCAGAGAAGCCCATCTTCATCGTCTTTCAGTCTCAACAGAAGCATGTGAGTGCAGACATCATCACGCAACTAGGAAATCACCAGGCACGAATCACGACTCTCATCTGGGGAGCACATTCCATT GCCCCATCATCTGGATTTTGGAAGGCACTAGCCTTGGCCATGCCCCGTAAAGTGGTGTTCCACAGTGAGTTGCCAGGAGACCCTCAGACTCTGCTCCAGGGGGATAGGGACCCAATGCTCACCATGCAGCCAGACTACCTGGACTGCAGACCCGATCCAGACCCTGCAGGAGATCTGG GCTTACGCTTCCCCATCTATAAAGCAATGTCCAGGGACCAAGTTCCCCCACCAGCATCTCATCCAGTGACTGAAGCCAACACGTCTGAGATCGATGTATCTGACCTGGGCTCCAGGAGCTATGCTGCCCGAACAGATTTTTATTGTCTGGTTACTGATGATATTTga
- the sigirr gene encoding single Ig IL-1-related receptor isoform X2, whose protein sequence is MGHMSLFLWLIWIQFALMSGEPLCSRTLRFVPSSTETDVWGHQGSTVELNCTVLINYSNKSESECKAHLHWSKDGEFLPSTGSFTQNTSQWLTDEDQLMMSSVLTVNLKEESDFGRYSCEIWNSSTTFRLQSTIFPSHTGAVLASLVLFIMLVLAVFVYSKCHLNFKLWYKNSYGDYEINDGKIYDAYISYIDDENDRKFVNFILKPHLENKYGHKLLLNNTNILPGTEPSAELLMNISRCRRLIVVLSQAYVQQEWCTTNFRQGLFHLLELSEKPIFIVFQSQQKHVSADIITQLGNHQARITTLIWGAHSIAPSSGFWKALALAMPRKVVFHSELPGDPQTLLQGDRDPMLTMQPDYLDCRPDPDPAGDLAMSRDQVPPPASHPVTEANTSEIDVSDLGSRSYAARTDFYCLVTDDI, encoded by the exons ATGGGACACATGAGTCTGTTCCTGTGGTTAATATGGATCCAGTTCGCACTCATGAGCGGAG AGCCTCTTTGTAGCAGAACCCTGCGATTTGTGCCCAGCAGCACTGAGACAGATGTGTGGGGACACCAAGGCTCCACTGTTGAACTGAACTGCACAGTTCTGATAAACTACAGCAACAAGAGTGAGTCTGAATGTAAGGCCCATCTGCATTGGAGCAAAGATGGAGAATTTCTCCCCAGCACTGGTTCCTTCACCCAGAACACCTCCCAGTG GCTTACAGATGAAGACCAGCTGATGATGAGCAGTGTTCTGACTGTGAACCTGAAGGAAGAATCCGATTTTGGTCGCTACTCATGTGAAATATGGAACAGTTCAACTACCTTCAGGCTTCAAAGCACCA TCTTCCCCAGTCACACAGGGGCAGTGTTGGCATCCCTGGTTTTGTTCATAATGTTAGTCTTGGCTGTGTTCGTGTATTCAAAATGCCACCTCAACTTCAAACTCTGGTATAAAAACTCATATGGAGATTATGAAATCAATG ATGGCAAAATTTATGACGCCTACATTTCTTACATAGACGATGAGAATGACCGGAAGTTTGTAAATTTTATTCTGAAACCTCACCTGGAGAATAAGTATGGGCACAAGTTACTCCTTAACAATACAAACATCCTCCCTGGAACAG AGCCATCTGCAGAGTTGCTTATGAACATAAGTCGCTGTCGGCGGCTCATCGTCGTGCTGTCACAGGCCTATGTACAGCAGGAGTGGTGCACTACCAACTTCAG ACAGGGCTTATTTCATCTGCTGGAGCTATCAGAGAAGCCCATCTTCATCGTCTTTCAGTCTCAACAGAAGCATGTGAGTGCAGACATCATCACGCAACTAGGAAATCACCAGGCACGAATCACGACTCTCATCTGGGGAGCACATTCCATT GCCCCATCATCTGGATTTTGGAAGGCACTAGCCTTGGCCATGCCCCGTAAAGTGGTGTTCCACAGTGAGTTGCCAGGAGACCCTCAGACTCTGCTCCAGGGGGATAGGGACCCAATGCTCACCATGCAGCCAGACTACCTGGACTGCAGACCCGATCCAGACCCTGCAGGAGATCTGG CAATGTCCAGGGACCAAGTTCCCCCACCAGCATCTCATCCAGTGACTGAAGCCAACACGTCTGAGATCGATGTATCTGACCTGGGCTCCAGGAGCTATGCTGCCCGAACAGATTTTTATTGTCTGGTTACTGATGATATTTga
- the pkp3a gene encoding plakophilin-3a isoform X3, with amino-acid sequence MMKYQTFNPSFSSKSYMHSSTTRPVMAHRASQQSSSGYSSRSAMDYGTRSQMSRGAAGGLMYNHEDVGGMAGMGSMAGGYQSSQSQQYPIGTTMRSMSRGVADAETTSLHSLRLHSLPQQQVTTWMARNGSEGSLGSDQEANFSRQEAGYNMSNGYASTYSHPFSASVNEFSSGTRQTSATLPTISRSLSGTLARNGGTGVNMGEEAYMRQTFKGPSQRTINRITQNRQSRYSVSAGSMQGGSSTGGFVIGGNGSQGNLTMMKQGRISRAPSMRSVISVGKGKDVFDGMDMTGSMGNLSGLGSLDMTTALNYLESSDKDQQALGAAYIQHECYHNKDAKKQVNQLKGIPLLVQLFNSESQRVQQYATGAARNLIYENMENKVALIEAGGIPKLMQALKEPDDELQKNITGILWNLSSKDNLKEKLARETLPKLTEDILIPLSGTGEREIIEHNDSEADIFFNTTGCLRNLSSINTVTRQQMRDTPGLIEALVGYIQKAMDDTRVEQKGVENAVCVLRNLSYQLYDEIPPSVLMRLEGTSRNQVSSRGEPIGCFTPQSKKVKGSQNHDLSTFTEVTRVPRGCEWLWHPKVVGLYQTVLTRCETNSTTREAAAGALQNITAGDRRWPSILSRVALEQEHILPVILDKLKTTNDLELRSLTGFLRNLSRHSRDKNSLAPKVVSHLVTILPADGTQKLPSPDVVINICGALNNLVSCSEVAARDIAFFDGLPKLVGIRNSHDNSSGKQKQSKAAATVLCNMFQYKKLHKDYKKKGFQKEDFTELSF; translated from the exons ATGATGAAGTACCAGACCTTCAATCCTAGCTTCAGTTCAAAGTCCTATATGCACTCCTCCACCACCAGACCAGTAATG GCCCACCGTGCATCTCAGCAGTCCAGCAGTGGCTACTCGTCTCGCTCGGCCATGGACTATGGTACTAGATCTCAGATGAGTCGAGGGGCTGCTGGAGGACTGATGTATAACCATGAGGACGTGGGTGGCATGGCAGGAATGGGTAGCATGGCGGGTGGCTACCAAAGCAGCCAGTCTCAGCAGTATCCGATAGGCACAACGATGCGCTCCATGAGCCGTGGGGTTGCTGACGCAGAGACCACATCGCTACACTCACTACGCCTGCACTCCCTGCCTCAACAGCAGGTTACCACTTGGATGGCACGAAATGGCAGTGAGGGAAGCCTGGGATCAGACCAGGAGGCCAACTTTTCACGGCAGGAGGCAGGTTATAACATGAGCAATGGCTATGCAAGCACATATTCACACCCATTCTCTGCCTCGGTCAATGAGTTCAGCTCTGGGACCAGGCAGACTTCAGCGACTCTGCCGACCATAAGCCGTTCCCTCAGCGGAACCCTGGCTCGCAACGGAGGCACTGGAGTCAACATGGGTGAGGAGGCCTATATGCGCCAAACTTTCAAAGGCCCCTCACAGCGCACCATCAACAGGATCACCCAGAATCGCCAGAGTCGCTACTCTGTGTCAGCGGGGAGTATGCAGGGAGGAAGCAGTACAGGGGGCTTTGTGATTGGTGGAAATGGCTCCCAGGGTAACCTGACTATGATGAAGCAGGGGAGGATATCTCGTGCGCCCTCCATGAGGAGTGTGATCAGTGTGGGCAAAGGCAAAGATGTCTTTGATGGCATGGATATGACGGGCAGCATGGGAAATCTGAGcgg GCTGGGTTCCCTGGATATGACAACTGCCTTGAACTACCTTGAGTCATCTGACAAAGACCAGCAGGCGCTTGGAGCTGCTTACATCCAACATGAGTGCTACCACAACAAAGATGCCAAGAAACAA GTGAACCAGTTGAAAGGCATACCCCTACTGGTTCAGTTGTTTAACAGTGAGTCACAGAGGGTGCAACAATATGCCACTGGAGCAGCCAGGAACCTAATCTatgaaaacatggaaaacaaaGTGGCTCTCATCGAAGCTGGAGGAATCCCTAAGCTTATGCAAGCCCTGAAAGAACCAGATGATGAACTCCAAAAGAACATCACTG gaatTCTGTGGAATCTCTCCTCTAAAGACAACCTGAAAGAGAAGTTGGCGAGGGAGACACTTCCAAAGCTGACTGAAGATATACTGATTCCTCTCTCAGGCActggagaaagagaaataatcgAGCACAATGATTCAGAGGCAGACATTTTCTTCAATACTACCGGATGCCTCAG GAACCTAAGTTCGATAAACACAGTGACCCGTCAGCAGATGAGGGATACTCCTGGACTAATTGAGGCCTTGGTGGGCTACATTCAGAAAGCAATGGATGACACTAGAGTAGAGCAGAAG GGAGTGgagaatgctgtgtgtgtgctgaggaACTTGTCCTATCAGCTGTACGATGAGATTCCCCCCTCAGTCTTGATGCGCTTGGAGGGCACCAGTCGAAATCAGGTCTCCTCTCGAGGAGAGCCCATCGGCTGCTTCACTCCACAGAGCAAGAAAGTAAAAGGC AGTCAGAATCATGACCTGTCTACGTTTACCGAGGTGACCCGGGTGCCTAGGGGATGTGAGTGGTTGTGGCACCCTAAGGTGGTAGGCCTTTATCAAACTGTCCTTACCCGCTGTGAAACAAACAGTACTACACGAGAGGCtgcagctggagctctgcagaaCATTACTGCTGGAGACAGAAGG TGGCCATCCATCCTGAGTCGTGTTGCCTTAGAGCAGGAGCATATATTGCCTGTGATTCTGGATAAGCTGAAGACAACCAACGATCTAGAACTTCGTTCTCTCACTGGCTTCCTCAGGAACCTGTCCCGTCACTCCAGAGACAAAAACAGCCTGG CCCCTAAGGTGGTGTCACATTTAGTGACGATATTGCCAGCTGATGGCACTCAGAAGCTCCCTTCCCCTGATGTGGTTATAAATATCTGTGGCGCACTTAACAACCTTGTAAGCTGTAGTGAGGTAGCTGCACGAGATATAGCCTTCTTTGATGGACTGCCCAAGTTGGTGGGCATCAGGAACTCTCACGATAACAG ttcaggCAAACAGAAGCAATCCAAAGCAGCAGCTACGGTCCTTtgcaacatgttccaatatAAAAAACTACACAAAGATTACAAAAAG AAAGGATTCCAGAAAGAGGATTTTACAGAGTTGAGCTTCTAA
- the pkp3a gene encoding plakophilin-3a isoform X2 — protein MPNSSKVSTYAVPSETQLPHGGAYLDESTRVKRVQQQVAQRLAEKSTLPRRSTSTSTSAQYASSAQYPTSEYGGSATMMKYQTFNPSFSSKSYMHSSTTRPVMAHRASQQSSSGYSSRSAMDYGTRSQMSRGAAGGLMYNHEDVGGMAGMGSMAGGYQSSQSQQYPIGTTMRSMSRGVADAETTSLHSLRLHSLPQQQVTTWMARNGSEGSLGSDQEANFSRQEAGYNMSNGYASTYSHPFSASVNEFSSGTRQTSATLPTISRSLSGTLARNGGTGVNMGEEAYMRQTFKGPSQRTINRITQNRQSRYSVSAGSMQGGSSTGGFVIGGNGSQGNLTMMKQGRISRAPSMRSVISVGKGKDVFDGMDMTGSMGNLSGLGSLDMTTALNYLESSDKDQQALGAAYIQHECYHNKDAKKQVNQLKGIPLLVQLFNSESQRVQQYATGAARNLIYENMENKVALIEAGGIPKLMQALKEPDDELQKNITGILWNLSSKDNLKEKLARETLPKLTEDILIPLSGTGEREIIEHNDSEADIFFNTTGCLRNLSSINTVTRQQMRDTPGLIEALVGYIQKAMDDTRVEQKGVENAVCVLRNLSYQLYDEIPPSVLMRLEGTSRNQVSSRGEPIGCFTPQSKKVKGSQNHDLSTFTEVTRVPRGCEWLWHPKVVGLYQTVLTRCETNSTTREAAAGALQNITAGDRRWPSILSRVALEQEHILPVILDKLKTTNDLELRSLTGFLRNLSRHSRDKNSLAPKVVSHLVTILPADGTQKLPSPDVVINICGALNNLVSCSEVAARDIAFFDGLPKLVGIRNSHDNSSGKQKQSKAAATVLCNMFQYKKLHKDYKKKGFQKEDFTELSF, from the exons ATG CCAAACAGCTCCAAAGTGAGTACGTATGCCGTGCCGTCGGAGACTCAGCTCCCGCACGGCGGCGCGTACTTGGACGAGTCAACGCGAGTCAAGCGCGTGCAGCAGCAGGTGGCCCAGAGACTAGCCGAGAAATCCACCTTGCCCCGGCGGAGCACCTCCACGTCCACCTCCGCGCAGTACGCCTCCTCCGCGCAGTACCCCACCTCAG AGTACGGTGGTTCTGCTACAATGATGAAGTACCAGACCTTCAATCCTAGCTTCAGTTCAAAGTCCTATATGCACTCCTCCACCACCAGACCAGTAATG GCCCACCGTGCATCTCAGCAGTCCAGCAGTGGCTACTCGTCTCGCTCGGCCATGGACTATGGTACTAGATCTCAGATGAGTCGAGGGGCTGCTGGAGGACTGATGTATAACCATGAGGACGTGGGTGGCATGGCAGGAATGGGTAGCATGGCGGGTGGCTACCAAAGCAGCCAGTCTCAGCAGTATCCGATAGGCACAACGATGCGCTCCATGAGCCGTGGGGTTGCTGACGCAGAGACCACATCGCTACACTCACTACGCCTGCACTCCCTGCCTCAACAGCAGGTTACCACTTGGATGGCACGAAATGGCAGTGAGGGAAGCCTGGGATCAGACCAGGAGGCCAACTTTTCACGGCAGGAGGCAGGTTATAACATGAGCAATGGCTATGCAAGCACATATTCACACCCATTCTCTGCCTCGGTCAATGAGTTCAGCTCTGGGACCAGGCAGACTTCAGCGACTCTGCCGACCATAAGCCGTTCCCTCAGCGGAACCCTGGCTCGCAACGGAGGCACTGGAGTCAACATGGGTGAGGAGGCCTATATGCGCCAAACTTTCAAAGGCCCCTCACAGCGCACCATCAACAGGATCACCCAGAATCGCCAGAGTCGCTACTCTGTGTCAGCGGGGAGTATGCAGGGAGGAAGCAGTACAGGGGGCTTTGTGATTGGTGGAAATGGCTCCCAGGGTAACCTGACTATGATGAAGCAGGGGAGGATATCTCGTGCGCCCTCCATGAGGAGTGTGATCAGTGTGGGCAAAGGCAAAGATGTCTTTGATGGCATGGATATGACGGGCAGCATGGGAAATCTGAGcgg GCTGGGTTCCCTGGATATGACAACTGCCTTGAACTACCTTGAGTCATCTGACAAAGACCAGCAGGCGCTTGGAGCTGCTTACATCCAACATGAGTGCTACCACAACAAAGATGCCAAGAAACAA GTGAACCAGTTGAAAGGCATACCCCTACTGGTTCAGTTGTTTAACAGTGAGTCACAGAGGGTGCAACAATATGCCACTGGAGCAGCCAGGAACCTAATCTatgaaaacatggaaaacaaaGTGGCTCTCATCGAAGCTGGAGGAATCCCTAAGCTTATGCAAGCCCTGAAAGAACCAGATGATGAACTCCAAAAGAACATCACTG gaatTCTGTGGAATCTCTCCTCTAAAGACAACCTGAAAGAGAAGTTGGCGAGGGAGACACTTCCAAAGCTGACTGAAGATATACTGATTCCTCTCTCAGGCActggagaaagagaaataatcgAGCACAATGATTCAGAGGCAGACATTTTCTTCAATACTACCGGATGCCTCAG GAACCTAAGTTCGATAAACACAGTGACCCGTCAGCAGATGAGGGATACTCCTGGACTAATTGAGGCCTTGGTGGGCTACATTCAGAAAGCAATGGATGACACTAGAGTAGAGCAGAAG GGAGTGgagaatgctgtgtgtgtgctgaggaACTTGTCCTATCAGCTGTACGATGAGATTCCCCCCTCAGTCTTGATGCGCTTGGAGGGCACCAGTCGAAATCAGGTCTCCTCTCGAGGAGAGCCCATCGGCTGCTTCACTCCACAGAGCAAGAAAGTAAAAGGC AGTCAGAATCATGACCTGTCTACGTTTACCGAGGTGACCCGGGTGCCTAGGGGATGTGAGTGGTTGTGGCACCCTAAGGTGGTAGGCCTTTATCAAACTGTCCTTACCCGCTGTGAAACAAACAGTACTACACGAGAGGCtgcagctggagctctgcagaaCATTACTGCTGGAGACAGAAGG TGGCCATCCATCCTGAGTCGTGTTGCCTTAGAGCAGGAGCATATATTGCCTGTGATTCTGGATAAGCTGAAGACAACCAACGATCTAGAACTTCGTTCTCTCACTGGCTTCCTCAGGAACCTGTCCCGTCACTCCAGAGACAAAAACAGCCTGG CCCCTAAGGTGGTGTCACATTTAGTGACGATATTGCCAGCTGATGGCACTCAGAAGCTCCCTTCCCCTGATGTGGTTATAAATATCTGTGGCGCACTTAACAACCTTGTAAGCTGTAGTGAGGTAGCTGCACGAGATATAGCCTTCTTTGATGGACTGCCCAAGTTGGTGGGCATCAGGAACTCTCACGATAACAG ttcaggCAAACAGAAGCAATCCAAAGCAGCAGCTACGGTCCTTtgcaacatgttccaatatAAAAAACTACACAAAGATTACAAAAAG AAAGGATTCCAGAAAGAGGATTTTACAGAGTTGAGCTTCTAA